ACCTTTGGCGAAGTAACTTCTCAGGAACTTGATTTCTATGCATCATATACATTTATCGATGAGATGTTCACTATTGGAGTAAACGATTACTTTTTTCCATCAGAAGATGCATATTACGATTTCTTTGAGTATGCCAATACCAGAACCGGTCATGTACTTGAAGCAACAATGCGGTACAACGGTACATCTTCGCTCCCTTTAAGCTTTATGCTTGCAACTAACTTCTATGGAGCAGATAAACAAACTGACGAAAGTGGAGATGCAAAAACTCATTATTCCACCTATCTCGAATTAGGCTATAGCTTCGCAGTAAAAAATATAGAAATAAGCACCTTTATAGGCGGTGTCACCTCCGAAAGTAAATATTACCAAACAAAAAAAGCTGCTATCACAAATATAGGTGCATCTTTCTCCAAGACAGTCAAATTAACAAACAGTTATGGTTTGCGACTAAATACATCACTGATATTAGATCCAAATAACCATGAAGCATATCTGGTTTTTGGACTGACCATTTAACTTCATAAAAAAATCACGGCTCAATTTAAACAATCGGGCCGTGATATTTTAACCGTAATATAGTAGTTGTTTACTAAATAGAAAATCCTAAACCTACCTGCATATACTGGTTATTATACCCTAAGCCATCAATAACATCAAACATCCCCCAGTGATACCTGAAATCTATAGTAAACATCAGTATTTTTACACCTGCTCCTACTTGTAATGGCATGTCAAAAGTATTAACAGTTCCATCCGGAGTATCAACTGAAGCTACCGAAACATCTATATTATCCGAAACCATAAAGTTTAGACCCGTACCCGCAGTTATAAAGGCAGGACCTAATTTAAATTTCAAATACAATGGTACACTTAT
This genomic stretch from Bacteroidota bacterium harbors:
- a CDS encoding TorF family putative porin; this translates as MKYRSTKCVKTVRIEKSIRKIIVSLSVLLVLSTANAHEITETSAESPVSIGADFVSRYVWRGLNFSQNAPAIQPSIEYSIGGFTAGTWGSYTFGEVTSQELDFYASYTFIDEMFTIGVNDYFFPSEDAYYDFFEYANTRTGHVLEATMRYNGTSSLPLSFMLATNFYGADKQTDESGDAKTHYSTYLELGYSFAVKNIEISTFIGGVTSESKYYQTKKAAITNIGASFSKTVKLTNSYGLRLNTSLILDPNNHEAYLVFGLTI
- a CDS encoding outer membrane beta-barrel protein, whose amino-acid sequence is MKLFRSVMILAVIIALTTVQLNAQNKIGIRSGWNYASISDDGNRFGNHLNSFYVGLFKEHKIIPMFHFGYGLEYLQNGYEVKRAYTHKLNYISVPLYLKFKLGPAFITAGTGLNFMVSDNIDVSVASVDTPDGTVNTFDMPLQVGAGVKILMFTIDFRYHWGMFDVIDGLGYNNQYMQVGLGFSI